AATGAGAACGGGTTTTGTTAGGAGAACCGACGCCGTGAATGATGCCCAATCGTCCTTCTTTAAAAAGTGGAATAAAGGAAGAAAATGCAGGATGAATGCCAAATCCTCCTTCGATTTCGATAAGAGAATTACTGCCTTGATTTACAGACATAGCGAGTCTGGGCCGTAATTTTTTTAATCCGGCATCCGTCAGGGGAGTGACAGCCATTAAGCCATCCATGGCGCCCCTCTGGAAAATATTTACCAGTACTTTCTTTCGTGGGCCAGTGGCAGCATTAGCTGTACGAACCAGGAATTCCGGCATGCCACCCCAGCCGGTTGAAAATAATGCCAAACCCCCGGCTTTTAGAAATGCTCTTCTCGACCACATAATATCATTCTCCTTTTCAAAATCACAAATGACAATTATCAATTATCAATTATCAATTTCAAATGAACCAAACTCAGAGTTGCCAAAGTATAGATTTGAAAATTGGTTATTGGAATTTACTGTATTTTGATTTTTGAGATTTGGTCATTCATCTGTCATCTTCTCTGAAATTCAGGCGATCCTAAAATGATACCCACTACCTGGGCCAATTGCTTTTTGGATTCCTTCTTTGTCGATTTATTTTTCTCTGCTATATTCGTTTTTCTTTCTTCCATTTCAAATTGTTCTTCACTTTTTTTCGAATGAACCCGGGATTGATTCGCACTTTGACTGACTTTCTCAGCTAGCTGTGGATTTGCAACCATCGGTTTCAACAAGCGCAAAGTCTCTGTAAGATCCCTTTCCGGCAATAAGAGGTTGGCATATCTTTCCAGGGCGGCTTCGACGGATTCCGGCTCTCTGTTTTGATTGAGGCCGGCCAAATCGAAGTTTATTCCGCGTATTTCACCCATAGCCAATGCAAGACCAAAATTCATTCGATTGAGTAACGAGCCGGTATTCACCCAGGCTTCTGCTTTATCCGGATAACCAGTGGGCGCCTGGTAAGCATAAAGAGGTTGACCCATTTTTGAGATCTGCTCGATCAGTTGTCGCGGTCGCCAAATTTCCGCATCCAGAGCTCGAATAGCGCTGATTGCAAGTTGAAAAGGCGATTTAATTTTTGACCTTCGCACACTCTTATCCCAGAATTCAGGAGATTCAACCAGGGTAATCAAAAGTTCCCGGGTATTGCCATCGGTTTCAAGATAGGTTTCGCTTAAACGATCTACTAAAGCTTCAGGTGGATTATCGGATACAAAGTACGTGGCTATTTTCCTGGATATGTGTCGAGCCGTTGCCGGATGTTTGGATAACAAGCCTAAAATTCGCTCACCTTCATCCATTCCTCCACCAGCGGAAAATTTCTCGCCGAGGATTGTTTTTTCTGTAGCATCGTGGGCATCTGCCCGGAAAAGAAATTCTCCCTGCTGTATAAACCCAACTCTTTTACCCCGCTCCAATCTTCTGTTCATTTGTTCCCGACGCTGACCAGGAGGGAAAACTGTCCAGCCGGTAAACGCCCTGGCAACTTCCACAACATCTTCCTGGGTATAGCCGCCATCGACGCCAAGTGTATGCAACTCCATTAATTCACGGGCATAGTTCTCGTT
This sequence is a window from candidate division KSB1 bacterium. Protein-coding genes within it:
- a CDS encoding DUF1800 domain-containing protein gives rise to the protein MKAKLFQFFLLFSISINLAFTENKVNMPYRELGLTERQAAAHLLDRFTFGPRIGDVDRVVEMGLENWFISQLNGNLDDAILERRLQPLKTLEMSAGEIASTYLGFGMILNMARREGIIDSMDLTGDRGELRKIVMSIYEKKGYRSQRELIGQMLTQKVYRAVYSQNQLTELLTDFWFNHFNVSITDNQCRGYVLSYERDAIRPNVFGEFKNLLEATAKHPAMLLYLDNAQSTAAEGIKTTMAYNMDQFREQRGRRSNNRFNRQPNRQQNEMQQSNNNQRRRRRGLNENYARELMELHTLGVDGGYTQEDVVEVARAFTGWTVFPPGQRREQMNRRLERGKRVGFIQQGEFLFRADAHDATEKTILGEKFSAGGGMDEGERILGLLSKHPATARHISRKIATYFVSDNPPEALVDRLSETYLETDGNTRELLITLVESPEFWDKSVRRSKIKSPFQLAISAIRALDAEIWRPRQLIEQISKMGQPLYAYQAPTGYPDKAEAWVNTGSLLNRMNFGLALAMGEIRGINFDLAGLNQNREPESVEAALERYANLLLPERDLTETLRLLKPMVANPQLAEKVSQSANQSRVHSKKSEEQFEMEERKTNIAEKNKSTKKESKKQLAQVVGIILGSPEFQRR